In Janibacter alkaliphilus, the following proteins share a genomic window:
- a CDS encoding helix-turn-helix domain-containing protein: protein MVLLREELGDVLRDARASQGRTLRDVSAGASVSLGYLSEIERGEKEASSELLASVCAALDLPLSSVLTELADRARRAEEASAPVTLPVASAREVAAPAA from the coding sequence GTGGTGCTGCTGCGCGAGGAGCTCGGCGACGTGCTCCGCGACGCCCGCGCGTCACAGGGACGCACCCTGCGCGACGTCTCCGCCGGGGCCTCGGTCTCCCTGGGCTACCTCAGCGAGATCGAGCGCGGCGAGAAGGAGGCGAGCTCGGAGCTGCTCGCCTCGGTCTGCGCAGCCCTCGACCTGCCGCTGTCCTCGGTGCTCACCGAGCTGGCCGACCGCGCCCGGCGCGCGGAGGAGGCCAGCGCCCCGGTCACGCTGCCGGTGGCCAGCGCCCGCGAGGTGGCCGCACCCGCAGCCTGA
- a CDS encoding prepilin peptidase, which yields MLIAVTAVAVGLAGLALAGTWTRTGRYRREDETGPLPRHTWVLAATPLIVAALAVAAADQPWGVAAAAMLLAAVSPTLVAVDADVHRLPNVLTLPLAPTTWALLTMAAATTDRWPDLRRAGLALLVLGGLFVLASLLTGSRGLGMGDAKLVLTLAPLLAWFGWSPVLLGLYGSFLLGGLAALALVATRRADRSTHLAFGPYLLVGSLVTLLLVS from the coding sequence GTGCTGATCGCCGTCACCGCTGTCGCCGTGGGCCTCGCCGGCCTCGCGCTCGCCGGCACCTGGACGCGCACCGGCCGGTACCGCCGCGAGGACGAGACCGGCCCGCTGCCGCGGCACACCTGGGTCCTCGCCGCGACCCCGCTGATCGTCGCCGCGCTCGCGGTGGCCGCCGCGGACCAGCCCTGGGGGGTCGCTGCGGCGGCGATGCTGCTGGCCGCGGTCAGCCCCACCCTCGTCGCCGTCGACGCCGACGTGCACCGTCTGCCGAACGTCCTCACCCTGCCGCTCGCCCCGACGACGTGGGCGCTGCTCACGATGGCGGCGGCCACGACCGACCGGTGGCCCGACCTGCGCCGCGCCGGCCTGGCACTGCTCGTCCTGGGCGGCCTCTTCGTCCTGGCCAGCCTGCTCACCGGGTCGCGCGGGCTCGGCATGGGCGACGCCAAGCTGGTGCTCACCCTGGCCCCGCTGCTGGCCTGGTTCGGCTGGTCCCCGGTGCTCCTCGGCCTCTACGGCTCGTTCCTGCTCGGCGGCCTCGCCGCACTGGCCCTCGTGGCGACCCGACGGGCGGACCGCAGCACCCACCTCGCCTTCGGGCCCTACCTGCTCGTCGGCAGCCTGGTCACGCTGCTGCTCGTCAGCTGA
- a CDS encoding Fpg/Nei family DNA glycosylase, with the protein MPEGDTVWRTAQRLGSALAGERLTLAEIRWGEVDEAPLRGAVVREVVPRGKHLLHRTDTGWSLHTHLRMEGSWRVERAGSPAAARMLRRPAVRAALGTDRWTTIGLDLGVLDLVPTEDEHRLVGHLGPDILGPDWDHDEALRRLRETPGTTIGEALLDQRHLAGIGTFWASEALFAERVHPWRAVGELTPDELTALVERARTLMLRGKEHAMQSSTGVRRRGEESYVHARSGRPCRRCGSTVRVAALGAPPRERPFFSCPGCQGGPAPTDDGRPQAPLGAKRR; encoded by the coding sequence GTGCCCGAGGGCGACACCGTGTGGCGCACGGCGCAGCGGCTGGGCTCCGCGCTCGCCGGTGAGCGGCTCACCCTGGCCGAGATCCGGTGGGGCGAGGTCGACGAGGCGCCGCTGCGCGGGGCGGTGGTCCGCGAGGTCGTCCCGCGCGGCAAGCACCTGCTGCACCGGACGGACACCGGCTGGAGCCTGCACACCCACCTGCGGATGGAGGGCTCCTGGCGGGTGGAGCGCGCCGGATCACCGGCCGCTGCGCGGATGCTGCGCCGTCCCGCGGTGCGAGCGGCCCTGGGCACAGATCGCTGGACGACGATCGGTCTCGACCTCGGGGTCCTCGACCTCGTCCCCACCGAGGACGAGCACCGGCTCGTCGGCCACCTCGGCCCGGACATCCTCGGCCCGGACTGGGACCACGACGAGGCGCTGCGGCGGCTGCGCGAGACCCCGGGCACGACGATCGGCGAGGCCCTGCTCGACCAGCGCCACCTCGCCGGGATCGGCACCTTCTGGGCCAGCGAGGCGCTCTTCGCCGAACGGGTCCACCCGTGGCGAGCGGTGGGTGAGCTGACGCCGGACGAGCTGACGGCGCTCGTCGAGCGGGCCCGCACGCTCATGCTGCGCGGCAAGGAGCACGCGATGCAGTCCTCGACCGGCGTCCGTCGCCGGGGGGAGGAGTCCTACGTGCACGCCCGGTCTGGACGACCGTGCCGACGCTGCGGCAGCACGGTCCGGGTGGCGGCGTTGGGCGCGCCACCGCGCGAGCGGCCGTTCTTCTCCTGCCCGGGCTGCCAGGGAGGTCCCGCGCCGACCGACGACGGGAGACCGCAGGCGCCGCTGGGCGCGAAGCGCCGCTGA
- the rimO gene encoding 30S ribosomal protein S12 methylthiotransferase RimO: MPEARSVAVVTLGCTRNDVDSEELAGRLAGEGWTLVDDAADADVAVVNTCGFIEQAKKDSIDAILEAGDLRGQARTQKVVAVGCLAERYGAELAEELPEADAVLGFDSYADMSSHLRAVLDGHAPPAHTPGDRRTMLPLSPVERDASTVAVPGHGQPGGDSAHARGATRRRLDDRPWAPLKIASGCDRRCAFCAIPTFRGAFVSRRPTDVLDEARWLAGEGVRELFLVSENSTSYGKDLGDLDLLTALLPELAAVEGIERVRVSYLQPAEIRPGLLAAMAATETVQPWYDISFQHASGPLLRRMRRFGDTASFLGLIEEIRGREPEAGIRSNVIVGFPGETEEDVQVLEDFLVRARLDVVGVFGYSDEDGTEGERLGDKLDPEVVAARVERVQGLVEELTAQRAEERIGSLVEVLVEEHDEDTGEAVGRAAHQGPDVDGTTRLLDSDEDTPVGATVLARVVATEGIDLIAEVGP; this comes from the coding sequence ATGCCTGAAGCCCGCAGCGTCGCCGTGGTCACCCTCGGCTGCACCCGCAACGACGTCGACTCCGAGGAGCTCGCCGGTCGGCTCGCGGGGGAGGGCTGGACGCTCGTCGACGACGCCGCCGACGCCGACGTGGCCGTGGTCAACACCTGCGGCTTCATCGAGCAGGCGAAGAAGGACTCCATCGACGCCATCCTCGAGGCCGGGGACCTGCGCGGCCAGGCCCGCACCCAGAAGGTGGTGGCCGTCGGCTGCCTCGCCGAGCGCTACGGCGCCGAGCTCGCCGAGGAGCTGCCCGAGGCGGACGCGGTGCTCGGCTTCGACAGCTACGCCGACATGTCCAGCCACCTTCGCGCCGTGCTCGACGGGCACGCCCCGCCCGCGCACACCCCCGGCGACCGGCGCACGATGCTGCCGCTGTCGCCGGTCGAGCGCGACGCCAGCACGGTCGCCGTGCCCGGGCACGGGCAGCCCGGCGGCGACTCCGCGCACGCCCGCGGCGCCACCCGGCGCCGGCTGGACGACCGCCCGTGGGCGCCGCTGAAGATCGCCAGCGGCTGCGACCGGCGGTGCGCCTTCTGCGCCATCCCCACCTTCCGCGGCGCCTTCGTCTCCCGACGTCCCACCGACGTCCTCGACGAGGCCCGCTGGCTGGCCGGCGAAGGGGTCCGCGAGCTCTTCCTGGTCAGCGAGAACTCCACCTCGTACGGCAAGGATCTCGGCGACCTCGACCTGCTCACCGCCCTGCTGCCCGAGCTGGCCGCGGTCGAGGGCATCGAGCGGGTCCGGGTCTCCTACCTGCAGCCCGCCGAGATCCGGCCCGGGCTGCTCGCCGCGATGGCCGCCACCGAGACCGTCCAGCCCTGGTACGACATCTCCTTCCAGCACGCCTCCGGGCCGCTGCTGCGCCGGATGCGCCGCTTCGGCGACACCGCCTCCTTCCTCGGGCTCATCGAGGAGATCCGCGGCCGCGAGCCCGAGGCGGGCATCCGTAGCAACGTCATCGTCGGCTTCCCCGGCGAGACCGAGGAGGACGTGCAGGTCCTCGAGGACTTCCTCGTCCGCGCCCGCCTCGACGTCGTCGGCGTCTTCGGCTACTCCGACGAGGATGGCACCGAGGGGGAGCGGCTCGGCGACAAGCTCGACCCCGAGGTCGTCGCCGCCCGGGTCGAACGCGTCCAGGGCCTCGTCGAGGAGCTCACCGCGCAGCGCGCCGAGGAGCGCATCGGCTCCCTCGTCGAGGTGCTCGTCGAGGAGCACGACGAGGACACCGGCGAGGCCGTCGGTCGCGCAGCCCACCAGGGCCCCGACGTGGACGGCACCACCCGGCTGCTGGACAGCGACGAGGACACCCCGGTGGGCGCCACCGTCCTCGCCCGGGTCGTCGCCACCGAGGGCATCGACCTGATCGCCGAGGTCGGGCCGTGA
- a CDS encoding nicotinamide-nucleotide amidohydrolase family protein, whose amino-acid sequence MPSSAAAAELVERCRRAGLALATAESLTGGLVAATIVDVPGASDVLRGGVVAYAPAVKHELLGVDAALLARVGTVHEEVARQMADGARRRLGADLAVATTGVAGPGAAEGHPAGTAWVAAAADGWATAVPLQLHGNREAVRRGCTGAALRLALDGVSRLSPPRGTVKTPDEER is encoded by the coding sequence GTGCCCTCGTCCGCTGCGGCGGCGGAGCTCGTCGAGCGGTGCCGCCGGGCGGGGCTGGCGCTGGCGACGGCCGAGTCGCTCACCGGGGGCCTGGTGGCCGCCACCATCGTCGACGTGCCCGGCGCCTCCGACGTCCTCCGCGGCGGCGTGGTCGCCTACGCCCCGGCGGTCAAGCACGAGCTGCTCGGCGTCGACGCCGCGCTGCTGGCGCGGGTGGGCACCGTGCACGAGGAGGTCGCCCGGCAGATGGCCGACGGGGCGCGCCGCCGGCTGGGCGCCGACCTCGCCGTGGCCACCACCGGGGTCGCCGGTCCCGGTGCGGCCGAAGGGCACCCGGCCGGGACCGCCTGGGTGGCGGCCGCCGCGGACGGGTGGGCCACGGCCGTCCCGCTGCAGCTCCACGGGAATCGGGAGGCGGTCCGCCGGGGTTGTACCGGTGCCGCCCTGCGGCTGGCGCTCGACGGGGTCTCCCGGTTGTCGCCGCCGAGGGGTACGGTAAAGACCCCGGACGAGGAGAGGTGA
- the pgsA gene encoding CDP-diacylglycerol--glycerol-3-phosphate 3-phosphatidyltransferase, with the protein MSQAPTGNGATGAAQAAEPSPWNLPNALTVLRIALVPLFGWLLMRHGGEDAASRWWSWAVFSLAIATDRIDGDLARARGLVTTFGKVADPIADKALVGTGFVGLSVIGVIPWWVTVVVLVREAGITLMRFWVIRHGVMPASRGGKIKTFLQALALAILMLPLWTFPLAQLWEVLGWLVLAAAVVVTLATGIDYVVKALSLRRTSERAEMKRRRKAEGGR; encoded by the coding sequence GTGAGCCAGGCGCCGACCGGCAACGGCGCGACGGGCGCCGCGCAGGCCGCCGAGCCCAGCCCGTGGAACCTGCCCAACGCCCTCACCGTGCTGCGGATCGCCCTCGTCCCGCTCTTCGGCTGGCTGCTCATGCGTCACGGAGGCGAGGACGCCGCCTCCCGCTGGTGGTCCTGGGCGGTCTTCTCCCTGGCCATCGCCACCGACCGCATCGACGGCGACCTGGCGCGCGCCCGCGGGCTGGTCACCACCTTCGGCAAGGTCGCCGACCCGATCGCCGACAAGGCGCTCGTCGGCACCGGCTTCGTCGGGCTCTCGGTCATCGGGGTCATCCCCTGGTGGGTGACCGTCGTCGTCCTCGTCCGCGAGGCCGGGATCACCCTGATGCGCTTCTGGGTGATCCGGCACGGGGTCATGCCGGCCAGCCGCGGCGGCAAGATCAAGACCTTCCTGCAGGCGCTGGCCCTGGCCATCCTCATGCTCCCGCTGTGGACCTTCCCGCTGGCCCAGCTGTGGGAGGTGCTCGGCTGGCTGGTCCTGGCCGCCGCCGTCGTGGTCACCCTGGCCACCGGCATCGACTACGTGGTCAAGGCGCTCTCGCTGCGACGCACCAGCGAGCGCGCCGAGATGAAGCGCCGTCGGAAGGCCGAGGGTGGCCGCTGA
- a CDS encoding FtsK/SpoIIIE family DNA translocase — MATPTGSSTRSRDGASRGPGRPARSTSTRPTATTSRAKGSGRTSGGSAGAARKTSAKTTSAKGSARKSTGKGTSRPTTSRTRTAKGGGLPLPVQAVTATWNGVAGAAGASVRKVGQSASELDPEHRRDGLGLLLVGLAVVVAAREWWGLDGLVGDVVHAVAAGTFGLVAYALPVVLVALGWRLLRGADPVASGRVGLGLGMLALSVCGLTHIVEGLPQPPDGASGMRSAGGIVGFLASDPLVTGLTTWPAVILLVLLGLFSLLVLTGTPLREVPVRAAYLRAAVTGEPPQQAAPPVEDAPQQAVRRARRRRPDDDAASGERDGDTAYEQAAEVAPAEQPRRKKARPASTAVPETAEPDQVPAPVADGPRPGEKRPMPNAVQPAAGSKGEDKTTLQAPPTAQLPQRVEQLALAGDVTYTLPDSTNLKQGAPHKERSAANDQVVESLTTVLDEFGIDAQVTGFHRGPTVTRYVVELGPGVKVERVTALSKNIAYAVASADVRILSPIPGKSAIGIEIPNADKEMVCLGDVLRSDVARHNEHPMVMGVGKDVEGGYVIANLAKMPHILVAGATGSGKSSFVNSMITSILMRSTPDEVRMVLIDPKRVELTAYEGIPHLITPIITNAKKAAEALQWVVREMDMRYDDLAASGYKHIDDYNKAVRAGKVQPIPGSERVIQPYPYLLVIVDELADLMMVAPRDVEDSIVRITQLARAAGIHLVLATQRPSVDVVTGLIKANVPSRMAFATSSLADSRVVLDQPGAEKLLGQGDALFLPMGKSKPMRVQGAWVAESEIHDVVGHVTGQLTPSYREDVVPDAPKKQIDEDIGDDLDVLLQAAELVVNTQFGSTSMLQRKLRVGFAKAGRLMDLLESRGVVGPSEGSKARDVLVTPDDLPTTLARMRGEEVPDADEPAAASADGADEAGDETGPAEGDEPFAEPGAAEAETTAAATPDRYAEDPIGTDIPADDDEDEDAWQLTGR; from the coding sequence ATGGCCACACCTACCGGCAGCTCCACCCGGTCCCGCGACGGCGCCTCCCGCGGACCCGGGCGGCCGGCGCGCTCGACCTCGACCCGCCCTACCGCGACGACCAGTCGCGCCAAGGGGAGCGGGCGCACCTCGGGGGGCAGCGCAGGCGCGGCCCGCAAGACGTCCGCCAAGACCACCTCTGCCAAGGGCTCGGCCCGCAAGAGCACCGGCAAGGGCACCAGCCGCCCCACGACCTCCCGCACCAGGACGGCGAAGGGCGGCGGCCTCCCGCTGCCGGTCCAGGCCGTGACCGCCACCTGGAACGGGGTGGCCGGCGCCGCTGGCGCCAGCGTCCGCAAGGTGGGCCAGAGCGCCAGCGAGCTCGACCCCGAGCACCGCCGCGACGGTCTGGGGCTGCTGCTCGTGGGCCTCGCCGTCGTCGTCGCCGCCCGCGAGTGGTGGGGTCTGGACGGTCTCGTCGGCGACGTCGTGCACGCCGTCGCCGCCGGCACCTTCGGCCTCGTCGCCTACGCCCTGCCGGTGGTACTCGTCGCCCTCGGCTGGCGGCTGCTGCGCGGCGCCGACCCGGTCGCCAGCGGACGGGTCGGCCTCGGCCTGGGCATGCTCGCCCTCTCCGTCTGTGGCCTCACCCACATCGTCGAGGGCCTGCCCCAGCCGCCCGACGGCGCCAGCGGCATGCGCTCGGCCGGCGGGATCGTCGGCTTCCTCGCCTCCGACCCGCTGGTCACCGGCCTGACCACCTGGCCCGCGGTCATCCTGCTCGTCCTGCTGGGCCTCTTCAGCCTGCTCGTGCTCACCGGCACCCCGCTGCGCGAGGTGCCGGTCCGGGCCGCCTACTTGCGGGCCGCGGTCACCGGCGAGCCCCCGCAGCAGGCCGCGCCGCCGGTCGAGGACGCCCCGCAGCAGGCCGTCCGGCGGGCACGCCGACGCCGCCCCGACGACGACGCCGCCTCCGGCGAGCGGGACGGGGACACCGCCTACGAGCAGGCCGCCGAGGTGGCCCCGGCCGAGCAGCCGCGCCGCAAGAAGGCCCGCCCGGCGAGCACGGCCGTGCCGGAGACCGCCGAGCCCGACCAGGTTCCGGCACCGGTCGCCGACGGCCCCCGGCCCGGCGAGAAGCGCCCCATGCCCAACGCCGTGCAGCCTGCCGCCGGGTCGAAGGGGGAGGACAAGACCACCCTGCAGGCGCCGCCCACCGCGCAGCTGCCGCAGCGCGTCGAGCAGCTCGCGCTGGCCGGCGACGTCACCTACACCCTCCCGGACAGCACCAACCTCAAGCAGGGCGCGCCGCACAAGGAGCGCTCCGCGGCCAACGACCAGGTCGTCGAGTCGCTGACCACCGTCCTCGACGAGTTCGGCATCGACGCCCAGGTCACCGGCTTCCACCGCGGTCCCACGGTCACCCGGTACGTCGTCGAGCTCGGCCCCGGCGTCAAGGTCGAGCGGGTCACCGCGCTGAGCAAGAACATCGCCTACGCGGTGGCCTCGGCCGACGTGCGCATCCTCAGCCCGATCCCCGGCAAGTCGGCCATCGGCATCGAGATCCCGAATGCCGACAAGGAGATGGTCTGCCTCGGCGACGTGCTGCGCAGCGACGTGGCCCGGCACAACGAGCACCCGATGGTCATGGGTGTCGGCAAGGACGTCGAGGGCGGCTACGTCATAGCCAACCTGGCGAAGATGCCGCACATCCTCGTCGCCGGCGCCACCGGCTCCGGCAAGAGCTCCTTCGTCAACTCGATGATCACCTCGATCCTCATGCGGTCCACCCCGGACGAGGTGCGGATGGTGCTCATCGACCCCAAGCGCGTCGAGCTGACCGCCTACGAGGGCATCCCGCACCTCATCACCCCGATCATCACCAACGCCAAGAAGGCGGCCGAGGCGCTGCAGTGGGTCGTGCGCGAGATGGACATGCGCTACGACGACCTCGCCGCCTCCGGGTACAAGCACATCGACGACTACAACAAGGCCGTGCGGGCCGGGAAGGTGCAGCCGATCCCGGGCAGCGAGCGGGTCATCCAGCCCTACCCCTACCTGCTGGTCATCGTCGACGAGCTCGCCGACCTCATGATGGTCGCCCCCCGCGACGTCGAGGACTCGATCGTCCGGATCACCCAGCTCGCCCGGGCCGCCGGCATCCACCTCGTGCTGGCCACCCAGCGCCCGTCCGTGGACGTCGTCACCGGCCTCATCAAGGCCAACGTGCCCAGCCGGATGGCCTTCGCCACCTCCAGCCTCGCCGACAGCCGGGTCGTCCTCGACCAGCCCGGCGCGGAGAAGCTGCTCGGGCAGGGCGACGCGCTCTTCCTGCCGATGGGCAAGTCCAAGCCGATGCGTGTCCAGGGCGCCTGGGTCGCCGAGAGCGAGATCCACGACGTCGTGGGTCACGTCACCGGCCAGCTCACCCCGAGCTACCGCGAGGACGTCGTCCCGGACGCCCCGAAGAAGCAGATCGACGAGGACATCGGCGACGACCTCGACGTGCTGCTGCAGGCGGCCGAGCTGGTCGTCAACACCCAGTTCGGGTCGACCTCCATGCTGCAGCGCAAGCTGCGCGTCGGCTTCGCCAAGGCCGGCCGGCTCATGGACCTGCTGGAGTCCCGCGGCGTCGTCGGCCCCTCGGAGGGCTCCAAGGCCCGCGACGTGCTGGTCACCCCCGACGACCTGCCGACCACGCTGGCCCGGATGCGCGGCGAGGAGGTGCCCGACGCCGACGAGCCCGCCGCGGCATCCGCCGACGGTGCCGACGAGGCAGGCGACGAGACCGGTCCGGCCGAGGGCGACGAGCCCTTCGCCGAGCCGGGCGCGGCCGAGGCCGAGACGACCGCGGCGGCGACCCCGGACCGCTACGCCGAGGACCCCATCGGCACCGACATCCCCGCCGACGACGACGAGGACGAGGACGCGTGGCAGCTCACCGGCCGGTGA
- a CDS encoding aminotransferase class V-fold PLP-dependent enzyme, whose protein sequence is MSVATQTRPHRTEAPLLHAVTGTPVPATVAAGLPCATLDGRTVEHANLDHGASAPALTAVKQAVDTATRSYASVHRGKGHASQVSSRYYEAAREEVARFVGARPGDEVIFTRQTTDAMTLLAGALPEGTEVVVFDSEHHASLLPWPAGRTTRLPVPRSEDAAADALERALQARTDRPVLVVVTAASNVTGELWPVRRLADLAHAHGARIVVDAAQLAPHRAVDLTALGADYLAFSGHKVYAPYGTGVLVGRADWLDAAPPYLPGGGATAEVGPSGATWRTGAARHEGGSPNVLGAVALAAACATFRRHREAIEAHEAHLFDGLVDALEAIDGVRTYSIFSSAQPRVPVVTFTLDGLPADLVATALSREHGIGVRDGKFCAHPLVTELLQDQSEGGCAGPVDGTGAGTAVRVSLGLGNRPEHVTRLVAAIRELAGAGPRWEYARGADGTWQPVGVGAAEEAPLPW, encoded by the coding sequence ATGTCAGTGGCCACCCAGACCCGCCCGCACCGCACCGAGGCTCCCCTGCTGCACGCCGTGACGGGCACCCCCGTCCCGGCCACCGTCGCCGCCGGGCTGCCCTGCGCGACCCTCGACGGGCGCACGGTGGAGCACGCCAACCTCGACCACGGCGCTTCCGCACCGGCGCTGACCGCGGTCAAGCAGGCCGTCGACACCGCCACCCGCAGCTACGCCTCGGTGCACCGCGGCAAGGGGCACGCCTCCCAGGTCTCCAGCCGCTACTACGAGGCGGCCCGCGAGGAGGTGGCCCGCTTCGTCGGCGCCCGCCCCGGCGACGAGGTGATCTTCACCCGGCAGACCACCGACGCCATGACCCTGCTCGCCGGGGCCCTGCCCGAGGGCACCGAGGTCGTCGTCTTCGACTCCGAGCACCACGCCTCGCTGCTGCCCTGGCCGGCCGGGCGCACCACCCGCCTGCCGGTCCCGCGCAGCGAGGACGCCGCCGCCGACGCGCTCGAGCGAGCGCTGCAGGCGCGGACCGACCGGCCCGTGCTGGTCGTCGTCACCGCCGCCTCGAACGTCACCGGCGAGCTGTGGCCGGTCCGCCGCCTGGCCGACCTCGCCCACGCCCACGGCGCCCGCATCGTCGTCGACGCGGCCCAGCTGGCCCCGCACCGCGCGGTGGACCTGACCGCGCTCGGCGCCGACTACCTCGCCTTCTCCGGCCACAAGGTCTATGCCCCCTACGGCACCGGCGTCCTCGTCGGTCGCGCCGACTGGCTGGACGCGGCGCCGCCCTACCTGCCCGGGGGCGGCGCCACGGCCGAGGTCGGCCCCAGCGGCGCCACCTGGCGCACCGGCGCGGCCCGGCACGAAGGGGGCAGCCCGAACGTCCTCGGCGCGGTCGCCCTGGCCGCCGCCTGCGCCACCTTCCGCCGCCACCGCGAGGCGATCGAGGCCCACGAGGCGCACCTCTTCGACGGGCTGGTCGACGCCCTGGAGGCGATCGACGGGGTCCGCACGTACAGCATCTTCTCGTCCGCGCAGCCGCGGGTGCCGGTGGTGACCTTCACGCTCGACGGGCTGCCCGCCGACCTCGTCGCCACCGCCCTCTCCCGGGAGCACGGCATCGGGGTGCGCGACGGCAAGTTCTGCGCGCACCCGCTGGTGACCGAGCTGCTCCAGGACCAGAGCGAAGGGGGCTGCGCCGGCCCGGTCGACGGCACCGGTGCCGGGACCGCCGTCCGGGTCAGCCTCGGCCTGGGCAACCGGCCCGAGCACGTCACCCGTCTCGTGGCCGCGATCCGCGAGCTCGCCGGCGCGGGCCCGCGCTGGGAGTACGCCCGCGGCGCGGACGGCACCTGGCAGCCGGTCGGCGTCGGTGCCGCCGAGGAGGCGCCGCTCCCCTGGTGA
- a CDS encoding ion channel — protein MSQQEWYAPKQPLSGRAYWMAVIRKQPSAILLAVQLFAVLMLPFLEGQFWGRLAFVVISFVAVTTAAGVIRSTDALSWLALGIGLPAVAMEAWSVIDPDNTIVGVTGHIALAVFYFYVAYGLVSYVFSDNWVTSDELFAVGAAFTVLLFGFAYLYVGIQSAWPGSFSGYDGEGRRSFLELLYFSGANLTGVGLTDVGAVKPHARAITIVEQLTGVMYVAMVISRLVALTVAKARR, from the coding sequence ATGTCCCAGCAGGAGTGGTACGCGCCCAAGCAGCCGCTGTCCGGGCGCGCCTACTGGATGGCGGTCATCCGCAAGCAGCCGTCGGCGATCCTGCTGGCCGTCCAGCTCTTCGCCGTGCTCATGCTGCCCTTCCTCGAGGGCCAGTTCTGGGGGCGGCTCGCCTTCGTCGTCATCAGCTTCGTCGCGGTGACCACCGCAGCCGGGGTCATCCGCTCCACCGACGCGCTCAGCTGGCTGGCCCTGGGCATCGGCCTGCCCGCCGTGGCGATGGAGGCCTGGAGCGTCATCGACCCGGACAACACCATCGTCGGGGTCACCGGCCACATCGCCCTGGCGGTCTTCTACTTCTACGTCGCCTACGGGCTGGTCAGCTACGTCTTCTCCGACAACTGGGTGACCAGCGACGAGCTCTTCGCCGTCGGCGCCGCCTTCACCGTGCTGCTGTTCGGCTTCGCCTACCTCTACGTCGGCATCCAGAGCGCCTGGCCGGGCTCCTTCAGCGGCTACGACGGGGAAGGGCGGCGCTCCTTCCTCGAGCTGCTGTACTTCTCCGGGGCCAACCTCACCGGAGTCGGGCTGACCGACGTCGGCGCGGTCAAGCCGCACGCCCGGGCGATCACCATCGTCGAGCAGCTCACCGGCGTCATGTACGTCGCCATGGTCATCTCCCGCCTGGTCGCGCTCACCGTGGCCAAGGCGCGCCGCTGA